Proteins co-encoded in one Rhodothermales bacterium genomic window:
- a CDS encoding gluconate 2-dehydrogenase subunit 3 family protein, with protein sequence MNRRETLKLLAVSPVTAGFTWTSRDAAHASEQARAVTDRSAFAPAFFNDHEWRTLRLLVDIVIPADDRSGSATDAGVPEYLDFMMTDRPDMQTAMRGGLAWIDVQCRKRFSAPFADCTGVQQIELIEDIAYPDAAPEGVAHGVAFFSSFRDLTASGFWSSKLGVEDLKYMGNVFVPEWKGCPDEVLNDLGVRYEE encoded by the coding sequence ATGAATCGCAGAGAAACCCTTAAACTGCTGGCCGTGTCGCCCGTGACCGCGGGCTTCACGTGGACGAGCCGGGACGCCGCCCATGCCTCCGAGCAGGCGCGCGCCGTGACCGACCGCTCGGCATTCGCGCCGGCCTTTTTTAACGACCACGAGTGGCGCACCCTCCGCCTCCTTGTCGATATCGTGATCCCGGCCGACGACCGCTCCGGCAGCGCGACCGACGCCGGCGTGCCGGAATACCTGGATTTCATGATGACCGACCGGCCCGACATGCAGACAGCCATGCGCGGCGGCCTCGCGTGGATCGACGTCCAGTGCCGCAAACGATTCAGCGCCCCTTTCGCCGATTGCACCGGTGTCCAACAGATCGAGCTGATCGAGGATATCGCCTACCCGGATGCCGCTCCCGAAGGCGTGGCGCACGGCGTAGCGTTTTTCAGCAGCTTCCGAGACCTCACCGCCTCCGGATTCTGGTCCAGCAAGCTGGGCGTCGAAGACCTCAAGTATATGGGCAATGTGTTCGTTCCAGAGTGGAAGGGATGCCCCGACGAAGTACTCAACGATCTCGGAGTTCGCTATGAAGAATAA